One Scleropages formosus chromosome 8, fSclFor1.1, whole genome shotgun sequence DNA window includes the following coding sequences:
- the tp63 gene encoding tumor protein 63 isoform X2, with protein sequence MLYLETAAPAQYSESQYTNLGLLNSMDQQIQNGGSSSTSPYNNEHAQNSVTAPSPYAQPSSTFDTLSPSPAIPSNTDYAGPHTFDVSFQQSSTAKSATWTYSTDLKKLYCQIAKTCPIQIKVLTTPPQGAVIRAMPVYKKAEHVTEVVKRCPNHELSREFNDGQIAPPSHLIRVEGNSHAQYVEDSITGRQSVLVPYEPPQVGTEFTTILYNFMCNSSCVGGMNRRPILIIVTLETRDGQVLGRRCFEARICACPGRDRKADEDSIRKQHVTDGTKSSEAFRQATHGIQVSSIKKRRSTDEEVYCLPIKGREIYEILVKIKESLELMQFLPQHTIESYRQQQQSLIQKQSPIASQPSFGSSSPPHSKVNKLPSVSQLINPQQRNSLTPSSMSTGLTDMTPMMGTHVPMGADLSTLSPTHALQPQLPMVPASHCTPPPPYPMDSSISSFLLRLGCSACLDYFTAQGLTSIYQIENYNMEDLSRLKIPAEFQHVIWKGILEHRQAMEFSPPPHILRTTSGSSTVSVGSSETRGERVIDAVRFTLRQTISFPPRDEWSDFSFDMDSRRNKQQRIKEEGE encoded by the exons TCACAGTACACAAACCTGGGGCTCCTCAACAGCATGGACCAGCAGATACAAAACGGTGGCTCTTCTTCGACGAGCCCTTACAACAACGAGCACGCCCAGAACAGCGTGACGGCTCCATCGCCCTACGCTCAGCCAAGCTCCACTTTCGACACCCTATCTCCATCTCCTGCTATACCGTCAAACACTGACTACGCTGGTCCACACACCTTTGACGTGTCCTTTCAGCAGTCCAGCACAGCCAAGTCTGCTACCTGGACA TACTCCACAGACCTGAAAAAGTTGTACTGCCAAATCGCCAAGACCTGTCCCATCCAAATCAAGGTTCTGACCACCCCGCCCCAAGGTGCCGTCATCCGGGCCATGCCCGTCTACAAAAAGGCTGAGCATGTGACCGAGGTGGTCAAGCGCTGCCCCAACCACGAGCTGAGCCGCGAGTTCAACGACG GCCAGATAGCTCCTCCCAGTCATTTGATCCGGGTGGAGGGGAACAGCCATGCCCAGTATGTGGAGGATTCCATAACAGGCCGTCAAAGTGTGCTCGTACCATATGAGCCACCCCAG GTGGGAACAGAGTTCACCACCATTCTGTACAATTTCATGTGCAACTCCAGCTGCGTTGGGGGAATGAACCGACGCCCCATTCTAATCATCGTCACTCTCGAAACTAGAGA TGGCCAGGTGCTCGGGAGGCGCTGCTTCGAAGCCCGAATCTGTGCCTGTCCCGGAAGAGACCGCAAGGCGGACGAGGACAGCATCCGCAAGCAGCACGTCACCGACGGAACAAAGAGCAGTGAGG CTTTCCGGCAAGCAACGCACGGCATCCAGGTGTCCTCCATCAAGAAGAGAAGATCCACCGACGAGGAAGTGTATTGTCTGCCT ATTAAAGGCCGTGAAATCTATGAGATCTTGGTGAAAATCAAAGAGTCTCTGGAGCTCATGCAGTTCCTACCCCAGCACACTATAGAGTCATacaggcaacaacagcagaGCCTTATCCAGAAACA GAGCCCCATCGCATCCCAGCCGTCCTtcggctccagctccccacccCACAGCAAAGTGAACAAGCTGCCCTCGGTGAGCCAGCTCATCAACCCCCAGCAGCGCAACTCCCTCACCCCCTCCAGCATGTCCACAGGCCTAACTGACA TGACCCCCATGATGGGCACGCATGTCCCCATGGGTGCTGACTTGAGCACATTGAGTCCAACCCATGCCCTGCAGCCTCAGTTACCCATGGTGCCTGCCTCCCACTGTACCCCCCCACCACCTTACCCCATGGACAGCAGCATCTCCAG CTTTCTGTTGCGGCTGGGCTGCTCGGCTTGCCTAGACTACTTCACTGCCCAAGGCCTGACCAGCATCTACCAGATCGAGAACTATAACATGGAG GACTTGTCTCGGCTGAAGATCCCGGCCGAGTTCCAGCACGTCATTTGGAAGGGCATCTTGGAGCACCGGCAGGCGATGGAGTTCTCGCCACCACCGCACATCCTCCGGACCACCAGCGGCTCCTCCACGGTGAGCGTGGGCTCGTCGGAGACGCGGGGCGAGCGGGTGATCGATGCCGTGCGCTTCACGCTGCGCCAGACCATCTCCTTCCCCCCACGGGATGAGTGGAGCGACTTCTCTTTTGACATGGACTCCCGCCGCAACAAGCAGCAGCGCATCAAGGAGGAAGGCGAGTGA
- the tp63 gene encoding tumor protein 63 isoform X1, which produces MLYLETAAPAQYSESQYTNLGLLNSMDQQIQNGGSSSTSPYNNEHAQNSVTAPSPYAQPSSTFDTLSPSPAIPSNTDYAGPHTFDVSFQQSSTAKSATWTYSTDLKKLYCQIAKTCPIQIKVLTTPPQGAVIRAMPVYKKAEHVTEVVKRCPNHELSREFNDGQIAPPSHLIRVEGNSHAQYVEDSITGRQSVLVPYEPPQVGTEFTTILYNFMCNSSCVGGMNRRPILIIVTLETRDGQVLGRRCFEARICACPGRDRKADEDSIRKQHVTDGTKSSEGTKRPFRQATHGIQVSSIKKRRSTDEEVYCLPIKGREIYEILVKIKESLELMQFLPQHTIESYRQQQQSLIQKQSPIASQPSFGSSSPPHSKVNKLPSVSQLINPQQRNSLTPSSMSTGLTDMTPMMGTHVPMGADLSTLSPTHALQPQLPMVPASHCTPPPPYPMDSSISSFLLRLGCSACLDYFTAQGLTSIYQIENYNMEDLSRLKIPAEFQHVIWKGILEHRQAMEFSPPPHILRTTSGSSTVSVGSSETRGERVIDAVRFTLRQTISFPPRDEWSDFSFDMDSRRNKQQRIKEEGE; this is translated from the exons TCACAGTACACAAACCTGGGGCTCCTCAACAGCATGGACCAGCAGATACAAAACGGTGGCTCTTCTTCGACGAGCCCTTACAACAACGAGCACGCCCAGAACAGCGTGACGGCTCCATCGCCCTACGCTCAGCCAAGCTCCACTTTCGACACCCTATCTCCATCTCCTGCTATACCGTCAAACACTGACTACGCTGGTCCACACACCTTTGACGTGTCCTTTCAGCAGTCCAGCACAGCCAAGTCTGCTACCTGGACA TACTCCACAGACCTGAAAAAGTTGTACTGCCAAATCGCCAAGACCTGTCCCATCCAAATCAAGGTTCTGACCACCCCGCCCCAAGGTGCCGTCATCCGGGCCATGCCCGTCTACAAAAAGGCTGAGCATGTGACCGAGGTGGTCAAGCGCTGCCCCAACCACGAGCTGAGCCGCGAGTTCAACGACG GCCAGATAGCTCCTCCCAGTCATTTGATCCGGGTGGAGGGGAACAGCCATGCCCAGTATGTGGAGGATTCCATAACAGGCCGTCAAAGTGTGCTCGTACCATATGAGCCACCCCAG GTGGGAACAGAGTTCACCACCATTCTGTACAATTTCATGTGCAACTCCAGCTGCGTTGGGGGAATGAACCGACGCCCCATTCTAATCATCGTCACTCTCGAAACTAGAGA TGGCCAGGTGCTCGGGAGGCGCTGCTTCGAAGCCCGAATCTGTGCCTGTCCCGGAAGAGACCGCAAGGCGGACGAGGACAGCATCCGCAAGCAGCACGTCACCGACGGAACAAAGAGCAGTGAGGGTACGAAGCGCC CTTTCCGGCAAGCAACGCACGGCATCCAGGTGTCCTCCATCAAGAAGAGAAGATCCACCGACGAGGAAGTGTATTGTCTGCCT ATTAAAGGCCGTGAAATCTATGAGATCTTGGTGAAAATCAAAGAGTCTCTGGAGCTCATGCAGTTCCTACCCCAGCACACTATAGAGTCATacaggcaacaacagcagaGCCTTATCCAGAAACA GAGCCCCATCGCATCCCAGCCGTCCTtcggctccagctccccacccCACAGCAAAGTGAACAAGCTGCCCTCGGTGAGCCAGCTCATCAACCCCCAGCAGCGCAACTCCCTCACCCCCTCCAGCATGTCCACAGGCCTAACTGACA TGACCCCCATGATGGGCACGCATGTCCCCATGGGTGCTGACTTGAGCACATTGAGTCCAACCCATGCCCTGCAGCCTCAGTTACCCATGGTGCCTGCCTCCCACTGTACCCCCCCACCACCTTACCCCATGGACAGCAGCATCTCCAG CTTTCTGTTGCGGCTGGGCTGCTCGGCTTGCCTAGACTACTTCACTGCCCAAGGCCTGACCAGCATCTACCAGATCGAGAACTATAACATGGAG GACTTGTCTCGGCTGAAGATCCCGGCCGAGTTCCAGCACGTCATTTGGAAGGGCATCTTGGAGCACCGGCAGGCGATGGAGTTCTCGCCACCACCGCACATCCTCCGGACCACCAGCGGCTCCTCCACGGTGAGCGTGGGCTCGTCGGAGACGCGGGGCGAGCGGGTGATCGATGCCGTGCGCTTCACGCTGCGCCAGACCATCTCCTTCCCCCCACGGGATGAGTGGAGCGACTTCTCTTTTGACATGGACTCCCGCCGCAACAAGCAGCAGCGCATCAAGGAGGAAGGCGAGTGA
- the tp63 gene encoding tumor protein 63 isoform X3 translates to MLYLETAAPAQYSESQYTNLGLLNSMDQQIQNGGSSSTSPYNNEHAQNSVTAPSPYAQPSSTFDTLSPSPAIPSNTDYAGPHTFDVSFQQSSTAKSATWTYSTDLKKLYCQIAKTCPIQIKVLTTPPQGAVIRAMPVYKKAEHVTEVVKRCPNHELSREFNDGQIAPPSHLIRVEGNSHAQYVEDSITGRQSVLVPYEPPQVGTEFTTILYNFMCNSSCVGGMNRRPILIIVTLETRDGQVLGRRCFEARICACPGRDRKADEDSIRKQHVTDGTKSSEGTKRPFRQATHGIQVSSIKKRRSTDEEVYCLPIKGREIYEILVKIKESLELMQFLPQHTIESYRQQQQSLIQKHLLKARLRTELLEPVSEQKTHFSVA, encoded by the exons TCACAGTACACAAACCTGGGGCTCCTCAACAGCATGGACCAGCAGATACAAAACGGTGGCTCTTCTTCGACGAGCCCTTACAACAACGAGCACGCCCAGAACAGCGTGACGGCTCCATCGCCCTACGCTCAGCCAAGCTCCACTTTCGACACCCTATCTCCATCTCCTGCTATACCGTCAAACACTGACTACGCTGGTCCACACACCTTTGACGTGTCCTTTCAGCAGTCCAGCACAGCCAAGTCTGCTACCTGGACA TACTCCACAGACCTGAAAAAGTTGTACTGCCAAATCGCCAAGACCTGTCCCATCCAAATCAAGGTTCTGACCACCCCGCCCCAAGGTGCCGTCATCCGGGCCATGCCCGTCTACAAAAAGGCTGAGCATGTGACCGAGGTGGTCAAGCGCTGCCCCAACCACGAGCTGAGCCGCGAGTTCAACGACG GCCAGATAGCTCCTCCCAGTCATTTGATCCGGGTGGAGGGGAACAGCCATGCCCAGTATGTGGAGGATTCCATAACAGGCCGTCAAAGTGTGCTCGTACCATATGAGCCACCCCAG GTGGGAACAGAGTTCACCACCATTCTGTACAATTTCATGTGCAACTCCAGCTGCGTTGGGGGAATGAACCGACGCCCCATTCTAATCATCGTCACTCTCGAAACTAGAGA TGGCCAGGTGCTCGGGAGGCGCTGCTTCGAAGCCCGAATCTGTGCCTGTCCCGGAAGAGACCGCAAGGCGGACGAGGACAGCATCCGCAAGCAGCACGTCACCGACGGAACAAAGAGCAGTGAGGGTACGAAGCGCC CTTTCCGGCAAGCAACGCACGGCATCCAGGTGTCCTCCATCAAGAAGAGAAGATCCACCGACGAGGAAGTGTATTGTCTGCCT ATTAAAGGCCGTGAAATCTATGAGATCTTGGTGAAAATCAAAGAGTCTCTGGAGCTCATGCAGTTCCTACCCCAGCACACTATAGAGTCATacaggcaacaacagcagaGCCTTATCCAGAAACA TCTACTTAAAGCCCGTCTCCGTACTGAGCTTTTGGAGCCAGTCTCTGAGCAGAAGACACACTTCAGCGTGGCCTAA
- the tp63 gene encoding tumor protein 63 isoform X4, with the protein MLYLETAAPAQYSESQYTNLGLLNSMDQQIQNGGSSSTSPYNNEHAQNSVTAPSPYAQPSSTFDTLSPSPAIPSNTDYAGPHTFDVSFQQSSTAKSATWTYSTDLKKLYCQIAKTCPIQIKVLTTPPQGAVIRAMPVYKKAEHVTEVVKRCPNHELSREFNDGQIAPPSHLIRVEGNSHAQYVEDSITGRQSVLVPYEPPQVGTEFTTILYNFMCNSSCVGGMNRRPILIIVTLETRDGQVLGRRCFEARICACPGRDRKADEDSIRKQHVTDGTKSSEGTKRPFRQATHGIQVSSIKKRRSTDEEVYCLPIKGREIYEILVKIKESLELMQFLPQHTIESYRQQQQSLIQKQT; encoded by the exons TCACAGTACACAAACCTGGGGCTCCTCAACAGCATGGACCAGCAGATACAAAACGGTGGCTCTTCTTCGACGAGCCCTTACAACAACGAGCACGCCCAGAACAGCGTGACGGCTCCATCGCCCTACGCTCAGCCAAGCTCCACTTTCGACACCCTATCTCCATCTCCTGCTATACCGTCAAACACTGACTACGCTGGTCCACACACCTTTGACGTGTCCTTTCAGCAGTCCAGCACAGCCAAGTCTGCTACCTGGACA TACTCCACAGACCTGAAAAAGTTGTACTGCCAAATCGCCAAGACCTGTCCCATCCAAATCAAGGTTCTGACCACCCCGCCCCAAGGTGCCGTCATCCGGGCCATGCCCGTCTACAAAAAGGCTGAGCATGTGACCGAGGTGGTCAAGCGCTGCCCCAACCACGAGCTGAGCCGCGAGTTCAACGACG GCCAGATAGCTCCTCCCAGTCATTTGATCCGGGTGGAGGGGAACAGCCATGCCCAGTATGTGGAGGATTCCATAACAGGCCGTCAAAGTGTGCTCGTACCATATGAGCCACCCCAG GTGGGAACAGAGTTCACCACCATTCTGTACAATTTCATGTGCAACTCCAGCTGCGTTGGGGGAATGAACCGACGCCCCATTCTAATCATCGTCACTCTCGAAACTAGAGA TGGCCAGGTGCTCGGGAGGCGCTGCTTCGAAGCCCGAATCTGTGCCTGTCCCGGAAGAGACCGCAAGGCGGACGAGGACAGCATCCGCAAGCAGCACGTCACCGACGGAACAAAGAGCAGTGAGGGTACGAAGCGCC CTTTCCGGCAAGCAACGCACGGCATCCAGGTGTCCTCCATCAAGAAGAGAAGATCCACCGACGAGGAAGTGTATTGTCTGCCT ATTAAAGGCCGTGAAATCTATGAGATCTTGGTGAAAATCAAAGAGTCTCTGGAGCTCATGCAGTTCCTACCCCAGCACACTATAGAGTCATacaggcaacaacagcagaGCCTTATCCAGAAACA GACGTAG
- the tp63 gene encoding tumor protein 63 isoform X5, with translation MLYLETAAPAQYSESQYTNLGLLNSMDQQIQNGGSSSTSPYNNEHAQNSVTAPSPYAQPSSTFDTLSPSPAIPSNTDYAGPHTFDVSFQQSSTAKSATWTYSTDLKKLYCQIAKTCPIQIKVLTTPPQGAVIRAMPVYKKAEHVTEVVKRCPNHELSREFNDGQIAPPSHLIRVEGNSHAQYVEDSITGRQSVLVPYEPPQVGTEFTTILYNFMCNSSCVGGMNRRPILIIVTLETRDGQVLGRRCFEARICACPGRDRKADEDSIRKQHVTDGTKSSEGTKRPFRQATHGIQVSSIKKRRSTDEEVYCLPIKGREIYEILVKIKESLELMQFLPQHTIESYRQQQQSLIQKQ, from the exons TCACAGTACACAAACCTGGGGCTCCTCAACAGCATGGACCAGCAGATACAAAACGGTGGCTCTTCTTCGACGAGCCCTTACAACAACGAGCACGCCCAGAACAGCGTGACGGCTCCATCGCCCTACGCTCAGCCAAGCTCCACTTTCGACACCCTATCTCCATCTCCTGCTATACCGTCAAACACTGACTACGCTGGTCCACACACCTTTGACGTGTCCTTTCAGCAGTCCAGCACAGCCAAGTCTGCTACCTGGACA TACTCCACAGACCTGAAAAAGTTGTACTGCCAAATCGCCAAGACCTGTCCCATCCAAATCAAGGTTCTGACCACCCCGCCCCAAGGTGCCGTCATCCGGGCCATGCCCGTCTACAAAAAGGCTGAGCATGTGACCGAGGTGGTCAAGCGCTGCCCCAACCACGAGCTGAGCCGCGAGTTCAACGACG GCCAGATAGCTCCTCCCAGTCATTTGATCCGGGTGGAGGGGAACAGCCATGCCCAGTATGTGGAGGATTCCATAACAGGCCGTCAAAGTGTGCTCGTACCATATGAGCCACCCCAG GTGGGAACAGAGTTCACCACCATTCTGTACAATTTCATGTGCAACTCCAGCTGCGTTGGGGGAATGAACCGACGCCCCATTCTAATCATCGTCACTCTCGAAACTAGAGA TGGCCAGGTGCTCGGGAGGCGCTGCTTCGAAGCCCGAATCTGTGCCTGTCCCGGAAGAGACCGCAAGGCGGACGAGGACAGCATCCGCAAGCAGCACGTCACCGACGGAACAAAGAGCAGTGAGGGTACGAAGCGCC CTTTCCGGCAAGCAACGCACGGCATCCAGGTGTCCTCCATCAAGAAGAGAAGATCCACCGACGAGGAAGTGTATTGTCTGCCT ATTAAAGGCCGTGAAATCTATGAGATCTTGGTGAAAATCAAAGAGTCTCTGGAGCTCATGCAGTTCCTACCCCAGCACACTATAGAGTCATacaggcaacaacagcagaGCCTTATCCAGAAACAGTGA